One region of candidate division WOR-3 bacterium genomic DNA includes:
- the ribD gene encoding bifunctional diaminohydroxyphosphoribosylaminopyrimidine deaminase/5-amino-6-(5-phosphoribosylamino)uracil reductase RibD codes for MSKYKDIIYIKKAIDIARGKDRAVAPNPTVACLLVKNDRIISKAFHKGQGTLHAERAALIKAGREAAGSTLYVNLEPCCHWGRNPPCTDIIIESKVKRVVYSLKDPNEEVNGKGAKQLQKAGIDVSSGICAEEAFDVNESYFVSRIFKRPLVSIKFATSADGFVRDRKGVSKWITGEKARHQGRRLRSLHAAVTVGTKTILEDDPQLTARILRQKDPLRVVLDKSLRIPGDKKIFADGNHIVFTSSERDLPKAEKLSPKDFNLKNILNILYCKHKIISLLVEGGPVLASSFIREELFDYVYHFIAPYFLGEGLKMSNELFSLEDRLNLARKRVQPLDEDFLIVYKNLRNKIKILEDGCLQAS; via the coding sequence ATGTCCAAATACAAAGACATTATCTACATCAAAAAAGCTATCGACATCGCCAGGGGCAAAGACAGGGCTGTTGCGCCGAATCCTACCGTGGCATGCCTTTTAGTAAAAAACGACAGGATAATTTCAAAGGCTTTTCACAAGGGTCAGGGAACCCTTCACGCCGAAAGGGCGGCTCTGATTAAAGCCGGAAGAGAAGCGGCGGGATCGACACTTTACGTCAACCTCGAACCTTGCTGTCATTGGGGGAGAAATCCTCCCTGCACCGACATAATAATTGAATCCAAGGTAAAAAGGGTCGTCTATTCTCTCAAGGATCCAAACGAAGAAGTCAACGGAAAAGGAGCGAAACAACTCCAAAAGGCAGGCATAGACGTATCTTCGGGAATCTGCGCTGAAGAGGCTTTCGACGTGAACGAAAGCTATTTTGTCAGCCGTATTTTCAAAAGACCTCTTGTTTCAATTAAATTCGCCACCTCCGCCGACGGTTTCGTCCGTGACAGGAAAGGCGTTTCAAAATGGATAACAGGCGAAAAGGCGAGACATCAAGGCAGAAGACTGCGTTCTCTCCACGCAGCGGTCACCGTCGGAACCAAAACCATCTTGGAAGACGATCCTCAGCTGACCGCAAGGATTCTTCGACAAAAGGACCCCCTGAGGGTTGTCTTAGACAAAAGTCTTAGAATTCCCGGGGACAAAAAAATTTTCGCCGATGGAAACCACATCGTCTTCACCTCATCTGAAAGAGATCTGCCCAAAGCCGAAAAGTTGTCCCCCAAAGATTTCAACCTCAAGAACATATTGAACATACTTTATTGTAAACATAAGATAATCTCTCTTCTCGTAGAAGGAGGTCCGGTTTTAGCTTCATCTTTCATAAGGGAGGAATTGTTCGATTACGTCTACCATTTTATCGCCCCTTATTTTCTCGGGGAAGGTTTGAAGATGTCAAACGAATTGTTTTCTCTTGAAGACCGCTTAAACCTTGCAAGAAAAAGAGTTCAACCACTCGACGAAGATTTTCTGATAGTATATAAAAATCTTCGCAACAAAATTAAAATTCTGGAGGACGGCTGTTTACAGGCATCATAG
- a CDS encoding riboflavin synthase: MKKIERRGQFWDIAVSCEKVLSDLKIGDSVSIDGTCLTVTEINPGIFRSQVSLSTFNTTKIKHCRPGAVINLERALRVNSRVGGHFVQGHVETTGRILKFLRSPGNSTLEIHIPKNFLSGIAVKGYVAVDGISLTVRSKKHLSIDIIVIEETFRSTNLKHARPGQYVNIERDYMPLTHGGTK, from the coding sequence TTGAAAAAAATCGAAAGGCGCGGCCAATTCTGGGACATAGCGGTCTCTTGTGAAAAGGTGCTTTCAGATCTAAAAATAGGCGACTCAGTCAGCATTGACGGGACTTGCCTGACAGTCACCGAAATCAACCCCGGCATTTTCCGTTCGCAGGTCTCGCTTTCCACCTTCAACACGACAAAGATCAAACATTGCCGGCCCGGCGCTGTCATCAACCTTGAAAGAGCTCTGCGGGTGAACTCAAGGGTCGGAGGTCACTTTGTTCAGGGACACGTCGAGACCACAGGAAGAATCCTGAAGTTTCTGAGATCCCCCGGAAACTCGACCCTCGAAATACACATCCCGAAAAACTTCCTCAGCGGCATCGCTGTCAAAGGTTACGTCGCCGTTGACGGAATCAGCCTGACCGTCCGATCAAAAAAACATTTGTCAATAGACATCATAGTAATTGAAGAGACGTTCCGCAGCACAAACCTTAAACACGCACGGCCAGGGCAGTATGTCAACATAGAGAGAGACTATATGCCTTTGACACATGGAGGAACGAAATGA
- a CDS encoding bifunctional 3,4-dihydroxy-2-butanone-4-phosphate synthase/GTP cyclohydrolase II, with protein MIHTIEEALDDIRKGKIVIVVDDEDRENEGDMVIAAEKATPQDINFITRHARGLLCVSMTEQRMNDLGIPMMTQNNTAPLQTAFGVSVDASHGVTTGISAKDRAKTINLLASTASTSADFVMPGHVFPLRAKKGGVMRRAGHTEAIVDLANLAGVYPVGVLCEILAEDGSMARLPELEKISEEFGLKIITIKDLISYRTKKEKLIHRSAEAHLPTKWGDFELILYETQINSDVHAALVKGKFEKDESVLVRVHSECFTGDILGSLKCDCGDQLHAAMKLIEKEGKGVILYMRQEGRGIGLVNKIKAYSLQEKGLDTVEANLCLGFKADERDYGIGAQILSDLGLSKIKIMTNNPKKLIGLSSFGLTITERVPLEIPPNDKNLNYLRTKKEKLGHILKEV; from the coding sequence ATGATCCACACCATAGAAGAAGCATTGGATGACATAAGGAAAGGTAAAATAGTCATCGTCGTCGACGACGAGGACAGAGAAAACGAGGGCGACATGGTTATCGCCGCTGAAAAGGCGACGCCCCAGGACATAAACTTCATAACAAGGCATGCACGCGGTCTTCTCTGCGTCTCCATGACTGAGCAGAGGATGAACGATCTGGGTATTCCCATGATGACCCAAAACAACACCGCGCCTCTTCAAACAGCTTTCGGGGTATCTGTTGATGCTTCTCACGGAGTGACAACCGGCATCAGCGCCAAAGACCGGGCTAAAACAATAAACCTTCTCGCTTCAACCGCTTCAACCTCAGCCGACTTCGTCATGCCGGGTCACGTATTCCCTCTCAGGGCTAAAAAAGGCGGCGTGATGAGAAGGGCGGGTCACACTGAAGCAATCGTCGATCTTGCGAATTTGGCGGGTGTGTATCCGGTAGGTGTTCTCTGTGAAATCCTCGCCGAAGACGGTTCCATGGCAAGGCTTCCGGAGCTGGAAAAAATTTCCGAGGAATTCGGATTGAAGATAATCACTATAAAAGATCTCATCTCCTACAGAACAAAAAAGGAAAAACTCATTCACCGAAGTGCCGAAGCCCACCTTCCTACGAAATGGGGAGATTTCGAACTGATACTCTACGAGACACAAATAAACTCAGATGTTCACGCCGCTCTCGTCAAAGGAAAATTCGAGAAAGACGAGAGTGTTCTCGTCAGGGTTCATTCAGAATGTTTTACCGGAGATATTCTCGGATCGCTCAAATGCGACTGCGGCGATCAGCTTCACGCCGCCATGAAATTGATAGAAAAAGAGGGTAAAGGGGTCATACTATACATGAGGCAGGAAGGAAGGGGGATAGGTTTGGTCAACAAAATCAAAGCCTATTCTCTTCAGGAAAAAGGGCTGGACACTGTCGAAGCGAACCTATGCTTGGGCTTCAAAGCAGATGAAAGAGACTACGGAATCGGAGCCCAAATACTCTCGGATCTAGGCCTGTCCAAAATAAAAATCATGACGAACAACCCGAAAAAACTTATAGGTCTTTCGAGTTTCGGCCTTACCATAACTGAAAGAGTGCCGCTTGAAATACCGCCCAACGATAAAAATTTGAATTACCTGAGGACAAAAAAAGAAAAACTTGGACACATTTTAAAGGAGGTCTGA
- a CDS encoding 6,7-dimethyl-8-ribityllumazine synthase → MPIVREGKYSGKDKKFALVVSRFNSTVTARLIDGALDALRRHDVNEEDIHVIWVPGAFEIPAVAKITAFSGKYDAVICLGSVIRGDTPHFDYVAAEVSKGVASVGISSKVPVIYAIITADTQEQALDRSGIKSGNKGFDGALSALEMANLYSALE, encoded by the coding sequence ATGCCCATTGTCAGGGAAGGCAAATATTCAGGAAAAGACAAGAAATTCGCTTTGGTAGTTTCTCGGTTCAACTCCACAGTGACCGCCCGCCTTATCGATGGAGCGCTCGACGCTCTTCGAAGGCACGACGTCAACGAGGAAGATATACACGTCATTTGGGTGCCCGGAGCCTTTGAGATTCCGGCGGTTGCGAAAATCACCGCCTTTTCGGGCAAATACGACGCCGTGATCTGTCTGGGATCCGTCATAAGAGGAGACACTCCTCACTTTGATTACGTGGCGGCCGAAGTCTCAAAGGGCGTGGCTTCTGTCGGCATATCGTCCAAAGTTCCGGTCATATACGCAATAATAACCGCAGACACACAGGAGCAGGCTCTCGACAGATCCGGGATCAAGTCCGGCAACAAAGGTTTCGACGGAGCCCTGTCCGCTCTCGAAATGGCGAACCTTTATTCGGCACTGGAATGA
- the nusB gene encoding transcription antitermination factor NusB — MQSLHYLRKLIIKKLYRDEFCEEDDSLFFDFYCKALNGEDIAWLEDKIKKIKNNLEKIDKCIKSNSKNWNIERVGLVERQILRLSIAEIFFYPEVPVAVAMDEAIKLGKEFCGSKASSFINGILEAVAREK; from the coding sequence TTGCAGAGTCTTCACTATCTGAGAAAACTGATAATCAAAAAACTCTATAGGGACGAATTCTGTGAAGAAGACGACAGTCTTTTTTTCGACTTCTACTGCAAAGCTCTCAACGGTGAAGACATTGCCTGGCTTGAGGATAAAATCAAAAAAATAAAAAATAATCTCGAAAAAATCGACAAGTGCATAAAAAGCAATTCAAAGAACTGGAACATTGAAAGGGTGGGTCTCGTTGAGAGGCAGATCCTGAGGTTGTCCATAGCCGAAATATTTTTCTACCCAGAGGTTCCGGTCGCTGTTGCGATGGACGAAGCAATAAAGCTCGGTAAAGAATTCTGCGGCTCAAAGGCTTCTTCTTTTATAAACGGAATCCTCGAAGCGGTCGCGAGGGAAAAATAA
- a CDS encoding metallophosphoesterase: protein MLRLKGFFFYKRNPRSGREGKIKAAIFSDIHGNLHAFEELKKQISSVSPDKIIFLGDAVDYCAFPNECVDEVESLSDLKLLGNHDAAVLGKISDEYFNPDARKSLSWTRKVLKPEKLKTISEWKMTEQEVIDGWHIAYSHSSYSSPEKWTYISDSEDASDEIKKTKENNFDIIFIGHTHIPMVFFQNEKMRLLRMREETELELGRNCRCIVNVGSAGQPRDENKMPGFVVFDSSSDKLTFKRFEYDYMSAFKAVSTSGLPKSLALRLLLGK from the coding sequence ATTCTGCGGCTCAAAGGCTTCTTCTTTTATAAACGGAATCCTCGAAGCGGTCGCGAGGGAAAAATAAAAGCGGCGATATTTTCCGACATCCACGGCAACCTTCACGCTTTTGAAGAACTCAAAAAACAGATTTCATCCGTTTCCCCCGACAAAATCATTTTTCTTGGAGACGCGGTTGATTACTGCGCTTTCCCAAACGAATGCGTGGACGAGGTCGAGAGTCTATCAGACTTAAAACTCCTCGGAAACCATGACGCGGCCGTTCTGGGAAAGATATCAGATGAATATTTCAACCCGGACGCCAGAAAATCGCTGTCTTGGACTCGAAAAGTTCTGAAACCAGAAAAACTAAAGACAATATCAGAATGGAAAATGACAGAACAAGAAGTCATCGACGGCTGGCACATCGCTTATTCCCACAGCTCTTATTCATCTCCGGAAAAATGGACCTACATTTCAGATTCTGAAGATGCGTCGGACGAAATCAAAAAGACAAAAGAAAATAATTTTGATATAATTTTCATAGGACACACTCATATACCGATGGTTTTTTTTCAAAACGAAAAAATGAGGCTTTTGCGGATGAGAGAAGAAACGGAACTGGAGCTTGGCAGAAATTGCCGTTGTATAGTCAACGTCGGGAGCGCGGGTCAACCCCGAGACGAAAACAAAATGCCGGGTTTTGTGGTTTTTGACTCTTCTTCGGACAAACTGACCTTCAAGCGTTTCGAGTACGACTACATGTCGGCTTTCAAAGCTGTATCGACAAGCGGCCTCCCTAAAAGCCTCGCTTTGAGGTTGCTGCTGGGAAAATGA